From [Clostridium] symbiosum, a single genomic window includes:
- a CDS encoding GerMN domain-containing protein produces MKRFMVVLTGVIIAAALVACTPTKQSSEKRQNPPAGATQESTVDGALEKQEMVVDADPTVTVCVYSLNDDKTGLKQNIDAIDGEELDAQLLVDKMAELGVIEEGIKVKSFDNKDGVITLDLSALAGAKDDKTVTAVVNTFIQNYEAEELALSVNGEKIGSGNYKFVKEYKKMN; encoded by the coding sequence ATGAAAAGATTTATGGTAGTATTAACCGGAGTGATTATAGCAGCAGCCCTTGTTGCCTGTACCCCGACCAAGCAGAGCAGCGAGAAGAGACAGAATCCGCCCGCAGGAGCCACACAGGAATCCACGGTGGACGGAGCCCTTGAGAAGCAGGAAATGGTGGTAGATGCAGATCCAACTGTAACAGTCTGCGTTTATTCTTTAAATGATGATAAGACAGGCCTGAAACAGAATATCGATGCGATTGACGGTGAGGAACTGGATGCCCAGCTGCTGGTTGATAAGATGGCGGAACTGGGAGTAATCGAAGAAGGAATCAAAGTAAAGAGCTTTGACAATAAGGACGGCGTGATTACACTTGATTTATCAGCCCTGGCAGGCGCTAAGGATGATAAGACGGTAACGGCTGTTGTCAATACCTTTATCCAGAACTACGAGGCAGAGGAATTGGCTCTGAGCGTAAATGGAGAGAAAATCGGCAGCGGAAATTATAAGTTTGTCAAAGAATATAAGAAGATGAATTAG
- a CDS encoding MarR family transcriptional regulator: MKGIAVDHYETLNEVLVKLFRDIMDIEQKAIITPEYKDITNNDMHVIEAIGIEAPKNMSSIARELSVTVGTLTIAMNSLVKKGYVERTRGQEDRRVVYISLSEKGRGAYEHHAQFHKEMIDSVTSELTKEELETLITALSKLKKWFDRWKE, from the coding sequence ATGAAAGGGATTGCCGTGGATCATTACGAGACGCTCAATGAAGTACTGGTAAAGCTGTTCCGTGATATTATGGATATTGAACAAAAGGCCATAATTACACCGGAATATAAGGATATCACCAATAACGATATGCATGTAATCGAAGCGATCGGGATTGAGGCGCCAAAAAACATGTCCTCTATCGCCAGAGAGCTGTCTGTTACGGTGGGAACCCTTACGATTGCCATGAACAGTCTTGTGAAGAAAGGCTATGTGGAGAGAACTCGCGGCCAGGAAGACAGGAGAGTCGTGTATATATCCCTTTCAGAAAAAGGCAGGGGAGCTTACGAGCACCACGCCCAGTTCCATAAGGAAATGATAGACAGCGTTACCAGTGAGCTTACCAAAGAAGAGCTGGAAACTTTAATAACGGCACTGTCCAAGCTGAAAAAATGGTTTGACCGCTGGAAAGAGTAG
- a CDS encoding spore maturation protein — MKFILYLSEYLVPIIIFYIAGFAFLSKRPVFDDFIEGAKQGMKTVADILPTLIGLMTAVGVLRASGFLDFLSGVLEKPAGLLHIPSQIVPVILVRLVSSSAATGLLLDIFKTSGPDSFVGMMVSILESCTETVFYTMSVYFMTAKVTKTRWTFAGAMLATAAGIAASIFLASVG, encoded by the coding sequence ATGAAATTTATTCTTTATCTATCGGAATATCTGGTTCCGATCATCATTTTTTATATTGCCGGTTTTGCCTTTCTTTCAAAACGTCCGGTTTTTGATGATTTTATAGAAGGTGCAAAACAGGGAATGAAAACAGTCGCAGACATTCTCCCCACCCTGATAGGCCTGATGACGGCCGTGGGAGTGCTCAGGGCCTCCGGCTTTCTTGATTTTTTGTCCGGCGTGCTGGAAAAACCGGCCGGACTTTTACATATACCGTCCCAGATCGTTCCGGTCATTCTGGTCAGGCTCGTTTCCAGTTCGGCCGCCACGGGGCTGCTGCTGGATATTTTTAAGACCTCGGGGCCGGATTCCTTTGTCGGGATGATGGTTTCCATCCTGGAAAGCTGCACGGAAACCGTCTTTTATACAATGAGCGTTTACTTCATGACGGCGAAGGTAACAAAGACAAGATGGACATTTGCCGGGGCAATGCTGGCCACAGCGGCGGGCATCGCAGCCAGTATTTTCCTGGCGTCGGTCGGATAA
- a CDS encoding arsenate reductase family protein, whose translation MSVLFLEYPPCSTCQKAKKWLDGHSLSYEARHIKENNPSADELKQWHQRSGLPLKKFFNTSGLLYKSMELKDKLPSMSEEEQYNLLATDGMLVKRPLIIAEDFVLVGFKEDEWAEKLK comes from the coding sequence ATGAGTGTATTATTTTTAGAATATCCCCCCTGTTCCACCTGTCAGAAGGCAAAAAAATGGCTGGACGGCCACAGCCTCTCTTACGAGGCCCGTCATATCAAGGAGAATAATCCCTCGGCCGACGAACTGAAACAGTGGCACCAAAGAAGCGGCCTTCCGCTCAAGAAATTTTTCAATACCAGCGGGCTGCTTTATAAGAGCATGGAACTGAAGGATAAGCTGCCGTCTATGAGCGAGGAGGAACAGTATAACCTGCTGGCCACAGACGGGATGCTTGTAAAACGTCCTCTTATTATAGCAGAAGATTTTGTGCTGGTTGGTTTTAAAGAAGATGAGTGGGCAGAGAAGCTGAAGTGA
- a CDS encoding nucleoside recognition protein, which translates to MLNYLWAFMMLVGIIWAALHGNLALVTAGALDSAREAVTLCITMLGVMSFWTGILEVGRRAGLIEQLSKKMTPILRFLFPKIPKGHPSLESISANMIANMLGLGWAATPAGLQAMEELENLEEDRRREGKKSVPRGVANNEMCTFLIINISSLQLIPINMIAYRTQYGSINPTAIVGPALVATTISTIVAAIFCKWKNRKAGEHA; encoded by the coding sequence ATGCTGAATTATCTGTGGGCATTTATGATGCTTGTTGGAATTATATGGGCGGCTCTGCACGGCAATCTGGCTCTCGTGACTGCCGGCGCTCTGGATTCGGCCAGGGAGGCTGTGACCCTCTGCATTACCATGCTCGGCGTCATGTCATTCTGGACCGGAATTCTGGAGGTTGGCAGGCGGGCCGGGCTGATTGAGCAGTTATCAAAGAAAATGACCCCCATTCTGAGGTTTCTCTTCCCGAAGATCCCCAAGGGGCATCCTTCCCTGGAATCCATTTCCGCCAATATGATTGCCAACATGCTGGGACTTGGCTGGGCTGCGACGCCGGCCGGACTGCAGGCGATGGAAGAACTGGAAAACCTGGAGGAAGACAGAAGACGGGAGGGAAAAAAATCAGTTCCGAGGGGAGTTGCCAATAATGAGATGTGCACATTCCTGATTATCAACATATCTTCTCTGCAGCTGATCCCAATCAACATGATTGCATACAGGACTCAATATGGCAGCATCAACCCTACGGCAATTGTGGGGCCCGCACTGGTGGCTACAACAATCAGCACGATTGTAGCGGCAATATTCTGTAAATGGAAAAACAGGAAAGCCGGAGAGCACGCTTAA